The Pseudomonadota bacterium DNA segment AACGTGATCTCCGGGCGCAGCGTCACCCGCGTCATGACCATGCCGCGTTCGGTTTTGCCGAGCGTGCCCTCGGCTTGATCCAGATATTTTTCGACGACGAGCCCTTTGCTGGCGGCCAGGTACAGAAAGGTCAGCATGTGGCAGGACGACAGCGAGGCGGTAAAGGCCTCTTCGGGGTCAACGCAGTCTGCGTTGCCGCGATAGCCAGGTGCTGCCGAAGCGTTGAGCGTTTGGCCACCAGCGAGTCGCCAATGGTGATCTCGGGGGTACGCGGCGGGCGTAAATTCGCCGTCGCCCAGCTCCCAGCTAACGGTTGCGGTATGGGTGCTCATCGTTCAGATCCAGCCAAAACGTTATTCTACCGCTGCTCTGTCCCGAGGGGCCATGCCCTGTGTCTGGACATTAGCGTGGGGAAAAAAACTGGACGATTGCACCGTCCGGCGTGCGAACGGTGAACAGGTCGAGCTGACCGTACGGGGCGATCGTCGCGGGTACACGCTCGCCAAACAGCGGCCAGCCGCGCTCCGTGATCGATGCTGCTGCTCGTTCAGCGTCCTCCACCTCAAAACGGACCGCCAGGATGCCGAGATTGGGCGCCAAGCACCGATCGGCATAATCGTTGCCATCGAGATCCATGACCTCGATCATTTCCATTCGCCCGAACTCTCCGGCCTTGGGGTAGACGATGCCAGCCCGGTAGCGAACGCTGGTCGTCAGGTTGATGGGAATGCCCAGGGGCGTCGCCTGCGGTTTGGGCGCGACGTAGGGTTTGCCGTTGTAGAAAGTGTCGAAGCCCAGCACCTCAGTGAAAAACTGATAGGCCGCGTCCCGATCTCGAACCATCTGCATCATGTTGAAGGGGCGGGTGAGCCGGTCGAAAGGGCCGATCGCTTCGGGAAGCGGTGGCTCGAGTCGCTCATAACCTTGGACCTGGACGCCGTCGGGGCCGCGATAGATCACCACCCGGAGCTTCGACTTGCCAAAGGTCAGGTCTGTAATCGGAGTTTCGGTCCACCAGCCAAGCTCGATCGCGTCCTGGTAAACCCGGTCCATGTCTTTCATGCGAATCATCAG contains these protein-coding regions:
- a CDS encoding OsmC family protein, with translation MSTHTATVSWELGDGEFTPAAYPRDHHWRLAGGQTLNASAAPGYRGNADCVDPEEAFTASLSSCHMLTFLYLAASKGLVVEKYLDQAEGTLGKTERGMVMTRVTLRPEITFSGPAPSQEDLDQLHHAAHKACFIANSVLTEIVVEAPQAR